A single window of Longimicrobiaceae bacterium DNA harbors:
- a CDS encoding amino acid adenylation domain-containing protein, with the protein MSDTLERLAGLSPERRKLLELRLKNAKAASASAEAPAASRREGGTFPLSFAQQRLWLVDRLQPGGSAYNMGVSLRLSGPLDVPALERALDEIVRRHETLRTTFADADGSPVQVIAPHAPRGLPVVDLSASPEAESEVRRLSAEEARAPFDLNAGPLFRTLLLRSSSTEHVLVLTMHHVVSDGWSMGVLLGELSALYPAFEAGQPSPLPELPLQYADHAVRQREQLAGAALERQAAYWKEALSGAPAMLELPADRPRPPVQSMRGAAYAFPLPAAAGARLAALAREEEATPFMALLAAWQLLLSMESGQDDVVVGTPIASRTRPELEGMIGFFANTLALRARIDARESFRALLLRVREATLGAYDHQDLPFEKLVEELQPERSLGHSPVFQAVFSLQGATPQAAQPMGGVEMRIERAEPQPKFDLSLTLFEAPGSLTGSLEYASDLFDRATVERIARHLSHLLEQAAAHADAPLAHLGLVPGDERALLLGGWNGTVSGDADPRPVHLVIAEQAARTPDGVALAFGDEETTYAEMDAQANRLANHLRRMGVGADVPVAISLERSAERIVAMLAVLKAGGAFLPVDPAYPAERRAYMLADSGAPVLLTHSALAADLPDHAARVVLIDAAAGEIAAESGQAPSVDAHPESLAYVIYTSGSTGRPKGVMVPHGGAANMARALADGFRVTADSRVLQFASFSFDAAVEEVLTALVTGATLVLAPQDEMMPGAPLAKLLRDRRVTNATLPPSALAAMEETDCPHLRSLTSAGEALTAEQAGRWFAGRHFVNAYGPTEATVCATMSDDEDGSRKPTIGRPVPNARVYVLGGGTTLRPIGVPGEICVGGVGVARGYLRRPGLTAEKFVPDPFAADGTRLYRTGDRGRWLADGRLEYLGRMDEQVKVRGFRIEPGEIEDALLRLPGVASAAVVAREDVPGDVRLVAYVVHRAGAELPSAGEMRDALRREMPEHMVPALYVTVDSIPLTPNGKVDRRALPAPERPADTYVAPSTPTEEALASLWAELLRAERVGSGDNFFDLGGHSLTATQMISRLRGPFGVELPLRALFEAPTLAGLAARIDAAKAGGERALPKITAISRASRRG; encoded by the coding sequence ATGAGCGACACTCTGGAACGCCTGGCGGGCCTCTCGCCGGAGCGGCGCAAGCTGCTGGAGTTGCGGCTGAAGAACGCGAAAGCGGCATCGGCGTCCGCCGAAGCCCCGGCGGCGTCCCGGCGCGAAGGCGGCACCTTCCCGCTCTCGTTCGCGCAGCAGCGGCTGTGGCTGGTGGACCGGCTTCAGCCCGGCGGCAGCGCGTACAACATGGGCGTGTCGCTGCGCCTCTCCGGCCCGCTGGACGTACCCGCGCTGGAGCGCGCGCTGGACGAGATCGTCCGCCGCCACGAGACGCTGCGCACCACGTTCGCGGATGCGGACGGCTCGCCGGTGCAGGTCATCGCCCCCCACGCGCCGCGGGGGCTCCCGGTCGTGGACCTCTCCGCATCTCCCGAGGCCGAATCGGAAGTGCGGCGCCTGTCGGCAGAGGAAGCGCGGGCGCCGTTCGACCTGAACGCCGGGCCGCTCTTCCGCACGCTGCTGCTCCGCTCGTCATCCACCGAGCACGTGCTGGTGCTGACGATGCACCACGTGGTGAGCGACGGGTGGAGCATGGGCGTGCTGCTGGGCGAGCTCTCCGCGCTCTATCCCGCGTTCGAGGCGGGCCAGCCGTCGCCGCTGCCTGAGCTTCCGCTCCAGTACGCGGACCACGCGGTGCGGCAGCGCGAGCAGCTCGCGGGCGCCGCGCTGGAGCGGCAGGCGGCGTACTGGAAGGAAGCGCTCTCCGGCGCCCCGGCGATGCTGGAGCTGCCGGCCGATCGTCCGCGCCCGCCCGTGCAGTCCATGCGCGGCGCCGCGTACGCCTTCCCGCTCCCCGCCGCCGCGGGCGCACGCCTGGCCGCCCTCGCGCGCGAGGAAGAGGCGACGCCGTTCATGGCCCTGCTGGCCGCGTGGCAGCTCCTGCTGTCGATGGAGAGCGGGCAGGACGACGTCGTCGTCGGCACCCCCATCGCCAGCCGCACGCGGCCGGAGCTGGAGGGGATGATCGGCTTCTTCGCGAACACGCTGGCGCTGCGGGCGCGCATCGATGCGCGCGAGAGCTTCCGCGCGCTGCTGCTGCGCGTGCGCGAGGCCACGCTGGGCGCCTACGACCACCAGGACCTGCCGTTCGAGAAGCTGGTGGAAGAGCTCCAGCCGGAGCGCAGCCTGGGCCACTCGCCCGTCTTCCAGGCCGTCTTCTCGCTCCAGGGTGCCACGCCGCAGGCCGCGCAGCCCATGGGCGGCGTGGAGATGCGCATCGAGCGCGCGGAGCCGCAGCCCAAGTTCGACCTCTCGCTCACGCTGTTCGAGGCTCCCGGCTCGCTCACCGGCTCGCTGGAGTACGCGTCGGACTTGTTCGACCGCGCGACGGTGGAGCGCATCGCCCGCCATCTCTCGCACCTGCTGGAGCAGGCCGCCGCGCACGCGGACGCTCCGCTCGCGCACCTCGGCCTCGTCCCGGGCGACGAGCGGGCGCTGCTGCTAGGTGGTTGGAACGGCACGGTTTCGGGAGATGCGGATCCGCGCCCCGTCCACCTCGTCATCGCGGAGCAGGCGGCCCGCACGCCAGACGGCGTCGCCCTGGCGTTCGGGGACGAGGAGACGACGTACGCGGAGATGGACGCGCAGGCGAACCGTCTCGCGAACCATCTTCGGCGAATGGGCGTGGGCGCGGACGTGCCGGTCGCCATCTCGCTGGAGCGTTCGGCGGAGCGCATCGTCGCCATGCTCGCTGTGCTGAAGGCCGGCGGCGCGTTCCTGCCCGTCGATCCCGCGTACCCGGCCGAGCGGCGCGCGTACATGCTGGCGGACTCCGGCGCGCCCGTGCTGCTCACGCACTCCGCGCTCGCAGCGGACCTGCCGGACCATGCCGCCCGCGTCGTTCTCATCGACGCCGCGGCGGGCGAGATCGCGGCGGAGAGCGGCCAGGCGCCTTCGGTAGATGCGCATCCCGAGAGCCTGGCGTACGTCATCTACACGTCGGGCTCCACCGGCCGGCCGAAGGGCGTCATGGTGCCGCACGGAGGCGCCGCCAACATGGCGCGCGCGCTGGCGGACGGGTTCCGCGTGACGGCGGACAGCCGCGTGCTCCAGTTCGCGTCGTTCAGCTTCGACGCCGCGGTCGAGGAGGTGCTGACCGCGCTGGTCACCGGCGCCACACTCGTGCTGGCGCCGCAGGACGAGATGATGCCCGGCGCGCCGCTCGCCAAGCTGCTCCGCGACCGGCGCGTCACCAACGCCACGCTCCCGCCCTCCGCGCTCGCCGCGATGGAGGAGACGGATTGCCCGCATCTCCGCTCCCTGACCTCTGCGGGCGAGGCGCTTACGGCGGAGCAGGCGGGGCGCTGGTTCGCCGGCCGCCACTTCGTCAACGCGTACGGCCCGACGGAGGCGACCGTCTGCGCCACGATGTCGGACGATGAGGACGGGAGCCGCAAGCCCACCATCGGCCGGCCGGTCCCGAACGCGCGCGTCTACGTCCTCGGTGGCGGAACGACGCTGCGGCCGATCGGCGTGCCGGGCGAGATCTGCGTGGGCGGCGTGGGCGTGGCGCGCGGCTACCTGCGGCGGCCGGGGCTGACGGCGGAGAAGTTCGTCCCCGATCCCTTCGCGGCGGACGGCACGCGCCTCTACCGCACCGGCGACCGCGGGCGCTGGCTGGCGGACGGGCGGCTGGAGTACCTGGGGCGGATGGACGAGCAGGTGAAGGTGCGCGGCTTCCGCATCGAGCCGGGCGAGATCGAGGATGCGCTGCTGCGGCTGCCCGGCGTCGCTTCTGCCGCCGTCGTGGCTCGCGAGGACGTGCCCGGTGACGTCCGCCTCGTCGCGTACGTCGTCCACCGCGCCGGTGCGGAGCTTCCGTCTGCCGGGGAGATGCGGGACGCGCTGCGGCGGGAGATGCCGGAGCACATGGTGCCCGCCTTGTACGTGACGGTGGATTCGATCCCCCTCACGCCCAACGGCAAGGTGGACCGCCGCGCCCTCCCCGCGCCCGAGCGCCCCGCCGACACCTACGTCGCGCCGTCCACGCCCACGGAAGAGGCGCTGGCGTCGCTCTGGGCGGAGCTGCTGCGCGCGGAACGTGTGGGGTCGGGGGACAACTTCTTCGACCTGGGCGGCCATTCCCTCACCGCAACGCAGATGATCTCGCGGCTGCGAGGGCCGTTCGGCGTGGAGCTTCCCCTCCGCGCGCTGTTCGAGGCGCCCACGCTCGCCGGCCTCGCCGCCCGCATCGACGCGGCGAAGGCCGGCGGCGAGCGCGCCCTGCCGAAGATCACGGCGATCTCGCGGGCGTCGCGGCGGGGGTGA